From the Oncorhynchus nerka isolate Pitt River linkage group LG20, Oner_Uvic_2.0, whole genome shotgun sequence genome, one window contains:
- the LOC115126768 gene encoding large ribosomal subunit protein eL43 isoform X2, which produces MAKRTKKVGIVGKYGTRYGASLRKMVKKIEISQHAKYTCSFCGKTKMKRRAVGIWHCGSCMKTVAGGAWTYNTTSAVTVKSAIRRLKELKDQ; this is translated from the exons ATG GCTAAGCGCACCAAGAAGGTGGGGATTGTGGGTAAATATGGCACGCGTTACGGCGCGTCGCTCAGGAAGATGGTGAAGAAGATTGAGATCAGCCAGCATGCCAAGTACACCTGTTCCTTCTGTGGCAAG ACTAAGATGAAGAGGAGGGCTGTTGGTATCTGGCACTGTGGGTCCTGCATGAAGACTGTTGCTGGAGGTGCCTGGACATACAA CACGACGTCTGCAGTCACAGTGAAGTCGGCCATCAGGAGACTGAAGGAGCTGAAGGACCAGTAG
- the LOC115126768 gene encoding large ribosomal subunit protein eL43 isoform X1, which produces MRIIDLMAKRTKKVGIVGKYGTRYGASLRKMVKKIEISQHAKYTCSFCGKTKMKRRAVGIWHCGSCMKTVAGGAWTYNTTSAVTVKSAIRRLKELKDQ; this is translated from the exons ATGCGAATAATTGATCTGATG GCTAAGCGCACCAAGAAGGTGGGGATTGTGGGTAAATATGGCACGCGTTACGGCGCGTCGCTCAGGAAGATGGTGAAGAAGATTGAGATCAGCCAGCATGCCAAGTACACCTGTTCCTTCTGTGGCAAG ACTAAGATGAAGAGGAGGGCTGTTGGTATCTGGCACTGTGGGTCCTGCATGAAGACTGTTGCTGGAGGTGCCTGGACATACAA CACGACGTCTGCAGTCACAGTGAAGTCGGCCATCAGGAGACTGAAGGAGCTGAAGGACCAGTAG